The genomic DNA TCACATAAAGTGTCACATAAACAATCTTGCCAAGGCCTTTGGTTATCTTACAGAGTAGGTTAAAATTGTATATTGCCTTGTTTTCCCAGAACTATTCCTACTGAAGGTTTTATCTGTCATCGCCAGTTATGAAATGCCAGAGAGTGTTGAAAGGTAATACACAGATTATTTTACACTTGAGAAAAGCATCTATTGTTGTGTACGTGGTTGGATTCCCTGGCTGTGCTTATCGCTGTGAAATCAGATTTTAAGATATTCTAGTACGACAGCAGATTTTCAACTGTCTGTTTGGGGCTTGACGTCGTGCTAACCACGGATCTTGTAACACTCGTATAATAAACCTTTGCATATAGTATTCGATATCTTTGCTTTTGTCAGCATCCCCAACTGACGTTGTGGAGGGCAGTTTTAAATGGTTTACAAATGGAAACGTGGCTGTTGACGCTAGCTGTTCTTGAATGCACTGAATTTGTTACAGACCTTGTGAACTTGGGACTCAATTGAAAATTTAAGTAGCACACGTTCAGTGAGAAACTGCTGGAAACTGAATTGCACAGCTTCAAATAATTGAACAAgagtttggagtggagaggtgAATAATGTTAACATTACCAGGGCTGGGACTGAGTTTGGGAGGTTTTGAACACCATTTGTTTGTTGATATCTCCTCAGTCTGGACTGTAGGAGGTGTGCGGTCATTGGAAATGGATTCGCCATTAAAAACAGGTCCTTGGGCGGTGCCATCAACAAGTATGACATTGTGATCAGGTAAGAGCAGCCTTTGTCAAGACTCCAGGTATGTTAATTGTCCTACATCTGGTTTCAGATTGTACTCATTGTGACCAATTCTTACtggaattgtatttttattgttattattaaccaGTGCACCCTCACGTCGGACATTCTTAAAGGACTAGTCAACAGTATCTCATGAGTTGTTTGTGTCCTTTCTCGTGTTCTGGATCACAGCCTTTGTTGATTTGGAAACATAAACGTATTTCGCCACAGTCACACTTGGCTGCTTCACTTTGCCATAGCAAGGAGCTGCTATTCATTATCGGTGCAGTCATCACTGGCATCTGTTATTTGAACCTTCCTAAAAACTGGTTCTGTTAGTTTGACAGGCACTCGTGTCTAGCATATTGAACACAATGGCCCTCTGGGAAGAACTGATTTAATCCATGGtaaaatctgtgattaaatTCTTTGTGGAGCCTTTCTGCTTTTTCATTAGCAAAGCCATTTTCTTAATAGATGCGTTGGATCTTAAGAGAGTTCCAAACAAATTAAACGTATACGTCATTGTAATGCAAAacttacataaaatccattaatAATGCATGGGTGACTTAATTTAGGATGCATTTCCCCAATCCATAAATCCAAGATATTAAATAATCAAGATAATCTCATTTAGATTCCAAAGAGCTTGAATCATGAATTAGATTTAGTCCCTGAATACagattttctttccttcttttatATACAAGCTCATGGAAACAAAAGTGGTAGGTCTCCTGTTTCTTGTCTTATTGAAAAGCAACAGTTTCAGCCTCTACATGACATGATATCTGCATTCTTGCACAAACAAAATTATCGAAGGCAGATTTTTCTGGTCTCGCTTGTTTAAACGCATGTCAGCTCCACGACTGTCAGGGTGCGTTGGTCTCTGTATTGCAGAGGTGTCAAACTCCAGTCCTAGGGGCCCAGGGTGTCTGGTTTTTGTTCGGATGGATGCAACACTTCCCTCCCGGGTTGTGAAATAGTGTTGCGGGTGGTCAACCTGGGAGTAAGAGTCTTAAATAAGCAGAGACAATTATTAAATGAGCCCCCTCCCCCTCGAGACAGGAGTCTGATACCCTTACACTAGGGCAGGGGTTCTTAACTTTTCTGACAGTGTAAtgctacattttttaaattaatagaaattattttaaacctcTCGCCAGGTTGAACGATGCCCCGGTGAGAGGCTACGAGGACGACGTGGGCAATAAGACCACCATGAGGCTCTTCTACCCGGAATCGGCCTTGCTCGACCCGGGCATCCACAACGACCCCGACACGCTCATGGTCCTGATTCCTTTTAAACGGGAGGACCTGCGCTGGCTAAAGGAGATCCTTTATGACGAGAAGAGGGTAAGGCCGCTTCAGTGCTCTGCCTCAGCtttcactgacacagagccTCGTTCAGTTCTGTGGCGTAACgtacttgtaaaatgtagcaTAGAGAGAATGAACGAACAAATCAGTGGTTCCTGTGAAAGGCAGGTCTAGTTTCACTCCCTCCTGCCTCTCATTAACTTGAAGTGCTGTACGTGGTGGACTCACTCAATCAGAACAGAGTGGACATTAATGTTTTTATCTAGATCCAGGTGTAAAGGTGTAGTGGAGATGTGTTGCAGCTGATTTGGTTATGCCAGATCAGATTTAAACCTGGGGCAAAGGAGACCATTTAAGGAGTACACAAAGACCATGTGAATCTTCCTTGGTGTTAGACATTTGCTTCCatcttttattgatttatttatttattttcaccctGTAAGGTAAGAAAAGGCTTCTGGAGACCTCCTCCTCAGATCTGGCAGGGCAAAACCAGCCAAGTCCGTGTCCTGGACCCCTTCTTCCTCCAAGAGACGGCAACCAAACTGCTCAATATTCCACTGACTTTGCCACCCAAGAGCAAACAGGTGAGGGAGAGACTCTCCGCCCAACACCGACATTGTTCCATGTTTTTAATTCCCCAACAATATAGACCTAAACCTCATAAAACTGAAAGGCACTACTGTGAATTCAAAGATGACACAAATCTGGATAGTTCcttatgattattgttattgtgcAGTCCAATGATTGGTGAGAGCAGTTTGTTTactaaagaaatgtaaaatacaaaaatctagGTAGGTCACTGTGTCCCTACAAATAGCCACGGGTCTGGCTCCACCAACATCACACCTAATTAAAAAGTAGTGTCCGCGCCCGCCCGAATTCTGGCAGACTCCGTCCCTCCTGCTTTTACTGTCATTTTAGATGCCAACTTGGCAGTACTCCGCTAGTTTAAATAATGTCTGCCGAGAGGCAAGCTTGAGTTGTCTCACACTGAGCCCCTGTGAGGAAAACAATACAGGTTAGGAGGTGAACTAAAAACGTCCCTTTCAGATTCTATTATTGGCAACATCGACCACCGCTGCCGTGAAAGATCACACCGGGTGCGCTGTCTTCTTTCACACCTCGTACGGTTCAAATTGCACAGAGACTAAAAGCTTGCTTTTTAGGAAACAACACACGTTTAATACTCGTTTCATGGCCATTACTGAGGGCTATAAATTGTATTCCAGCGAGGTTTGCGAAGAAGGTACTTATGTTAAGTGCATTAGTAACCTGATTTGTAGGAATGCTCCTTGTGGAAAACCCATCAGAGCGAGCTGTGAGTTCGGTGAAGTGCGTGCAACTAGAGTACAGTCCCACAGCAGAGTTAATGTACTGATTCCAGACACAGGTGACTAGACCACAGATCTTATCTTTTGCTTCCTGTACTTGACTCTTTATACAAACGAGGAACTAATAAAAAACTCACTCGTGTCTCAAATGTCTGTTAATTTGTGGTCAATCAGAACAAGGAAATTTGTCTGTAAAATGCGCTCTGTCTGGACGGGAAATGTTATTCATAGGCTATATGTCATCCTGCAAACACTTAGGAGTGAGGCAACAGAGTAGGGTTTTATTTTCACCAGACATTTTTTCCAGCACTGTACTGGACAAAAAGCAATGACTCAGCAAGGTACACTCtgtgctgtattttattttttccagtacTGAGAGGACACATAACTGGGTATTAATTTCACAGGTGTGAGAACTCGTATTCAGTGTGATTGCTTAATGTTCACAAACTGGTTCCAAACTTTGACTAGATTTAAATACTGGATGCAGTTAAAAGTTGGATGCAATACAGCAGaaaaatgtgaaatgaaaaagggAAATGGGAGAAAGTGCCAGCAGACCCGTGGCAGGATTTTGGAAAGGTGATGTGATATTTTGGCCAAAGGATAGGAAAGCCTGCCATCCCCCACTTTCATTAGACTTGCTTTTGTGTGGGAATAGTTTCACAAGCCCTTGTTCACAGTCATTAATCTTTGCCTTCCCTCAAAGATGTGGGGGGACATTCAGTACTAATTCCCTGTTCCTCCACAACTTGTGACAGAAAAACGCAATTTGAGGATTACATTTTGCGTATGGTTACAAACGTATGGTTAGAAGTCCGTTCCAGGTTCTGCAAAGCTTTGTAACTTTCCCAAACCATTAAGCACCTCCTGCATGCAGTAGCTGCCACCTTGTGTGTGAGTTTGGTATCACATCTGCTGTGAAACGTCTCTTGTTTCTCCATATCAACGTTTCTCTCTTTTCTGCAGAAGCCAGTGCACCCGACCACTGGGATTTTAGCCAT from Amia ocellicauda isolate fAmiCal2 chromosome 1, fAmiCal2.hap1, whole genome shotgun sequence includes the following:
- the st3gal4 gene encoding CMP-N-acetylneuraminate-beta-galactosamide-alpha-2,3-sialyltransferase 4 isoform X3 — protein: MMAPYARKTWSIRLLPVVLLFISYYYTHVFLHSYGGTSTSPTPGKVLCEGWYNSKKLENLKFNLTRKNKLFLKLEEFFWKQYPSDIALPYGIKGSELFLLKVLSVIASYEMPESVESLDCRRCAVIGNGFAIKNRSLGGAINKYDIVIRLNDAPVRGYEDDVGNKTTMRLFYPESALLDPGIHNDPDTLMVLIPFKREDLRWLKEILYDEKRVRKGFWRPPPQIWQGKTSQVRVLDPFFLQETATKLLNIPLTLPPKSKQKPVHPTTGILAIYMALSYCDVVHIAGFGYPPTSDQKHPIHYYGYDTMKSMKDSTHDVSLEAEALKKLEDSGAIQYLHPHS
- the st3gal4 gene encoding CMP-N-acetylneuraminate-beta-galactosamide-alpha-2,3-sialyltransferase 4 isoform X2, which produces MEQMKMSFKTAKTWSIRLLPVVLLFISYYYTHVFLHSYGGTSTSPTPGKVLCEGWYNSKKLENLKFNLTRKNKLFLKLEEFFWKQYPSDIALPYGIKGSELFLLKVLSVIASYEMPESVESLDCRRCAVIGNGFAIKNRSLGGAINKYDIVIRLNDAPVRGYEDDVGNKTTMRLFYPESALLDPGIHNDPDTLMVLIPFKREDLRWLKEILYDEKRVRKGFWRPPPQIWQGKTSQVRVLDPFFLQETATKLLNIPLTLPPKSKQKPVHPTTGILAIYMALSYCDVVHIAGFGYPPTSDQKHPIHYYGYDTMKSMKDSTHDVSLEAEALKKLEDSGAIQYLHPHS